A genome region from Lutra lutra chromosome 11, mLutLut1.2, whole genome shotgun sequence includes the following:
- the RBM48 gene encoding RNA-binding protein 48 isoform X1, whose amino-acid sequence MASSGGELGGVFDHHVQRAVCDTRAKYREGRRPRAVRVYTINLESRYLLIQGVPAVGAMKELVERFALYGAIEQYNPLDEYPAEDFTEVYLIKFMNLQSARTAKRKMDEQSFFGGLLHVCYAPEFETVEETRKKLQERKAYIARTTKNKDHYMTKKKLVTELKDTKDFRQDFHSRTSGPCAATLNTSTGNSDPCLPYSCELPLCYFSSKFAGSSGKHMGWASDSSRDGRNRAQTVEHCIHNDSSQKIQMKPFKNSLACPGAQKTTTSSEAVDRFMPRTTQLQERKRRREDDRKVGTFLGTSTSSNEVMIGPLLPHIPKVDMHDDSLNTTANLIRNKLQEVISSVPKPPEDKLEDVRTSCSLKQRRRI is encoded by the exons gtatatacaATCAATTTGGAATCTCGGTACTTGTTAATACAAGGAGTTCCTGCAGTGGGAGCAATGAAGGAATTAGTTGAGCGATTTGCTCTATATGGTGCAATTGAACAGTATAATCCTCTAGATGAATATCCAGCAGAAGACTTTACAGAAGtttatcttattaaatttatGAACTTACAAAGTGCAAG GACAgccaagagaaaaatggatgaaCAGAGTTTCTTTGGTGGATTGCTTCATGTGTGCTATGCTCCAGAATTTGAAACAGttgaagaaactagaaaaaaattacaggagaGAAAGGCTTATATAGCAAGAACTACTAAAAATAAAG ATCATTACATGACGAAGAAGAAACTGGTTACAGAGCTTAAAGACACAAAAGATTTTAGACAGGACTTCCATTCAAGGACATCTGGACCTTGTGCAGCCACACTGAACACTTCTACTGGCAACTCCGATCCTTGTCTTCCTTATTCTTGTGAATTGcctttatgttatttttcctcaaaatttgcGGGTTCATCAGGGAAACATATGGGCTGGGCATCAGACTCCTCTCGGGATGGTAGAAACCGTGCTCAAACAGTGGAGCATTGTATTCACAATGACTCTTCACAGAAGATACaaatgaaaccttttaaaaattcgTTGGCCTGCCCTGGTGCACAGAAGACTACTACTTCTTCAGAGGCAGTTGACAGATTTATGCCTAGGACAACACAGCTGCAGGAGcggaaaagaagaagagaagatgaTCGTAAAGTTGGAACTTTTCTCGGAACAAGCACGAGTAGTAATGAGGTTATGATTGGGCCTCTGTTACCTCACATACCTAAAGTAGACATGCATGACGACTCGTTGAATACAACAGCGAATTTAATTCGGAATAAACTTCAAGAG GTCATTTCATCTGTGCCCAAACCTCCAGAAGACAAGCTGGAAGATGTGCGTACAAGTTGTTCATTAAAGCAAAGAAGAAGAATATAG
- the RBM48 gene encoding RNA-binding protein 48 isoform X2, translating to MDEQSFFGGLLHVCYAPEFETVEETRKKLQERKAYIARTTKNKDHYMTKKKLVTELKDTKDFRQDFHSRTSGPCAATLNTSTGNSDPCLPYSCELPLCYFSSKFAGSSGKHMGWASDSSRDGRNRAQTVEHCIHNDSSQKIQMKPFKNSLACPGAQKTTTSSEAVDRFMPRTTQLQERKRRREDDRKVGTFLGTSTSSNEVMIGPLLPHIPKVDMHDDSLNTTANLIRNKLQEVISSVPKPPEDKLEDVRTSCSLKQRRRI from the exons atggatgaaCAGAGTTTCTTTGGTGGATTGCTTCATGTGTGCTATGCTCCAGAATTTGAAACAGttgaagaaactagaaaaaaattacaggagaGAAAGGCTTATATAGCAAGAACTACTAAAAATAAAG ATCATTACATGACGAAGAAGAAACTGGTTACAGAGCTTAAAGACACAAAAGATTTTAGACAGGACTTCCATTCAAGGACATCTGGACCTTGTGCAGCCACACTGAACACTTCTACTGGCAACTCCGATCCTTGTCTTCCTTATTCTTGTGAATTGcctttatgttatttttcctcaaaatttgcGGGTTCATCAGGGAAACATATGGGCTGGGCATCAGACTCCTCTCGGGATGGTAGAAACCGTGCTCAAACAGTGGAGCATTGTATTCACAATGACTCTTCACAGAAGATACaaatgaaaccttttaaaaattcgTTGGCCTGCCCTGGTGCACAGAAGACTACTACTTCTTCAGAGGCAGTTGACAGATTTATGCCTAGGACAACACAGCTGCAGGAGcggaaaagaagaagagaagatgaTCGTAAAGTTGGAACTTTTCTCGGAACAAGCACGAGTAGTAATGAGGTTATGATTGGGCCTCTGTTACCTCACATACCTAAAGTAGACATGCATGACGACTCGTTGAATACAACAGCGAATTTAATTCGGAATAAACTTCAAGAG GTCATTTCATCTGTGCCCAAACCTCCAGAAGACAAGCTGGAAGATGTGCGTACAAGTTGTTCATTAAAGCAAAGAAGAAGAATATAG